In candidate division KSB1 bacterium, one DNA window encodes the following:
- a CDS encoding aminoglycoside phosphotransferase family protein: MPAEFLHQDAHLPHLPTLTDPAAMVHVFNAHRQRLPLLGARTVRGTEIEKIYYRPGRHLSVLYRVHLDDGDDCWLFASSFPARRAEKQFHKAQAMAGSSSAAPDFWPEWDMVLWPFPGDDKMPALQQLVQPAVVASLVEQQQQAFGLDGSWRVQQLRLRRVKYMPRKRCVLRYDLLLGNAAGGSRPLVFFSKSHGDAASRRHFENTRRACQALAGEAHGRPQTEATGNFEIPRPVLLLAEFDTFWQEEWHGRPVLEVLAQEEWQTLFAQIARRVAHLHLCQVPDLRPAESIDGLLTAAELDAGHFIHLLPQHAPACERVLAALRTAKHHMAETRGPLTLVHGALRLEQLLSNGDRFALLDWDALAQGDPLADLAEFIASLRLLEFSLGWERPRLQAAARQLCETYAGLVPWPLATRRLAWYALAFWIGKMHLAVVNLDYRIMARFPQAWAVTEEWLAQL; encoded by the coding sequence ATGCCAGCAGAATTCCTCCACCAGGATGCTCACCTGCCGCATCTCCCCACTCTGACAGATCCGGCGGCCATGGTGCATGTGTTCAATGCCCATCGCCAGCGTCTGCCGCTGCTGGGGGCACGCACTGTGCGAGGGACGGAGATCGAAAAAATTTATTACCGCCCGGGACGGCACCTGAGCGTGCTTTATCGCGTGCATCTCGATGACGGTGACGATTGCTGGCTGTTTGCCAGTTCCTTTCCCGCGCGCCGGGCGGAGAAGCAATTCCACAAGGCGCAAGCCATGGCCGGCAGCAGCTCTGCCGCGCCGGACTTTTGGCCGGAATGGGACATGGTGCTCTGGCCCTTCCCGGGCGACGACAAAATGCCGGCTTTGCAGCAACTGGTGCAACCGGCGGTGGTGGCATCACTGGTTGAACAGCAGCAGCAGGCTTTCGGCCTCGATGGCTCCTGGCGGGTGCAACAACTGCGTCTGCGCCGGGTGAAATACATGCCGCGCAAACGCTGTGTGCTGCGCTACGATCTTCTGCTCGGCAATGCTGCCGGTGGATCGCGGCCATTGGTTTTTTTCAGCAAAAGTCACGGTGACGCTGCCAGTCGGCGGCATTTCGAAAACACCCGCCGTGCCTGCCAGGCTCTGGCCGGCGAGGCCCACGGTCGTCCGCAGACGGAAGCGACGGGCAACTTCGAAATCCCGCGGCCGGTTTTGCTGTTGGCGGAATTCGACACCTTTTGGCAGGAGGAATGGCATGGCCGGCCGGTGCTGGAAGTTCTGGCGCAGGAGGAATGGCAAACGCTGTTTGCGCAGATCGCGCGGCGGGTGGCGCACCTTCATCTTTGCCAGGTGCCGGATTTGCGACCTGCTGAAAGCATCGACGGCCTGCTTACGGCCGCCGAGCTCGATGCCGGACATTTTATTCATCTCCTGCCGCAGCATGCTCCGGCGTGCGAGCGGGTGCTGGCCGCATTGCGCACCGCCAAACACCACATGGCCGAAACGCGCGGGCCACTCACTCTCGTGCATGGTGCCCTGCGGCTGGAGCAGTTGCTGAGCAACGGTGACCGTTTCGCATTGCTCGATTGGGACGCCCTCGCCCAGGGCGACCCGCTCGCGGACCTGGCTGAGTTCATCGCCTCCCTGCGCCTGCTGGAGTTTTCCCTCGGCTGGGAGCGGCCACGCCTGCAGGCCGCCGCCCGGCAACTTTGCGAGACTTATGCCGGCCTGGTGCCCTGGCCGCTCGCCACCAGACGCCTCGCCTGGTATGCTCTCGCCTTTTGGATCGGCAAGATGCATCTGGCGGTGGTCAATCTCGATTATCGCATCATGGCGCGCTTCCCGCAGGCCTGGGCTGTGACCGAAGAATGGCTGGCCCAGCTTTGA
- a CDS encoding glycosyltransferase family 4 protein translates to MKGLRTAIVTGQYPPQVGGVGHSAHRVANLLADHGLEVHVIALHKHAEPLPFDESFRSVQEGNVQVHRVKVFHPGFDNSLGLSEADVLTRYNREMFDAVDYFQRRHRFDVLHGFFLYPAAFIATLVGRMHRVKTIASIRGNDIGKYAFDPLRMPFVRQTLEQADYVTSVATSLLELADRGLTPVAHKAKVILNSINLAPGDLPPQPALELKGMVIGTAGLFRYKKGLVYLFKALADLRDKVDFSLLLVGDYFSPDDRELHERYLREYDLLARTVITGKIPHHHMPGYLQCFDIVVFPSLFSEGCPLSMIEAMAMGKAVIGSRAGAIPEIIHDHQNGILVSPGSSSQIVEALQELMADAALRRRLGENARASVAHMRTEHELEEWLRVYRHVLMVKV, encoded by the coding sequence ATGAAAGGGTTGCGCACCGCCATCGTTACCGGGCAGTATCCACCCCAGGTCGGCGGCGTGGGACATTCCGCTCATCGCGTGGCCAACCTGCTCGCCGATCACGGCCTGGAGGTGCATGTCATCGCCCTGCACAAGCACGCCGAGCCCCTGCCCTTCGACGAATCCTTCCGCAGCGTGCAGGAGGGCAATGTGCAGGTGCACCGCGTCAAGGTGTTTCACCCCGGTTTCGATAACTCGCTCGGTCTCTCGGAAGCCGATGTGCTCACCCGCTACAATCGCGAGATGTTCGATGCCGTCGATTACTTCCAGCGCCGCCATCGCTTCGACGTGCTGCACGGCTTCTTCCTGTATCCCGCCGCCTTCATTGCCACACTGGTGGGCAGAATGCACCGTGTGAAAACCATTGCTTCGATCCGCGGCAATGACATTGGCAAATACGCTTTTGATCCGCTGCGCATGCCGTTCGTGCGGCAAACCCTGGAACAGGCCGATTATGTCACGTCGGTGGCGACCAGCCTGCTGGAGCTCGCTGACCGCGGCCTCACGCCGGTGGCGCATAAAGCCAAAGTGATCCTGAATTCAATAAACCTTGCGCCCGGCGATCTTCCTCCCCAACCCGCGCTCGAGCTGAAGGGCATGGTGATTGGCACGGCCGGCCTCTTCCGCTACAAGAAGGGGCTGGTGTATCTTTTCAAAGCGCTGGCGGACCTGCGGGACAAGGTGGATTTCTCGCTGCTGCTGGTGGGTGATTACTTCAGCCCCGATGATCGCGAGCTGCACGAACGCTATCTGCGCGAATATGATCTGCTTGCCCGCACCGTCATCACCGGCAAGATTCCCCATCACCACATGCCCGGTTATTTGCAATGCTTCGACATCGTGGTCTTTCCCTCGCTGTTCTCCGAGGGCTGTCCGCTTTCCATGATCGAGGCCATGGCCATGGGCAAGGCGGTGATCGGCTCGCGCGCCGGTGCCATCCCGGAGATCATTCACGACCATCAGAACGGCATACTGGTCAGTCCGGGCTCGAGCAGCCAGATTGTGGAGGCGCTGCAGGAGCTGATGGCTGACGCGGCGTTGCGCCGGCGGCTGGGCGAAAATGCCCGGGCCAGCGTGGCACACATGCGCACCGAGCACGAGCTCGAAGAATGGCTGCGCGTTTACCGGCACGTCTTGATGGTCAAAGTTTGA
- a CDS encoding aminoglycoside phosphotransferase family protein, with the protein MSSDTTQPALAAAELQQQLAAYFAARHPADVTVTGLAIRRQWCDPGKDATLLCALTLATAAQERHEQQYVGRVLRNKEVEDELRAALKKAEEKPAFGEAVIALPRLRLLLYAFPNDPKLRLFTPVKLQEWLAANLGRVWRAAKQDRSWHPVQVRMEELRYIPGKRFTGRCRVLVTNQAGTTEELRFIVKQLKDEKAAKKSYRNLVRLQASWPETEPGERRFPVRLPRPLACDERHAAVFLEELPGENLWEVFLRTGELALLQQAGALLAQLHRSRRRVRKRVSRWSEWRENRPVVAALLRTFPALRPRLQRLWREWRAEAKPAHESEVLLHGSFRLNHVFVHHGELALIDLDSLRLGPPAYDVANLISSLYYLESLGQLAAGRRRAIALHFAVGYAAHNGHRIAAGEFAWYLVSLLINKQMSKLMAHDHAAPGGKIDELLGHAETVWAASRALPPAATLLDLLEQPAPCEPAGLPA; encoded by the coding sequence ATGAGTTCCGACACGACGCAGCCGGCGCTTGCAGCGGCTGAGCTGCAGCAGCAGCTCGCCGCCTATTTTGCCGCCCGGCATCCCGCCGACGTCACAGTCACCGGCCTGGCTATTCGCCGCCAGTGGTGTGACCCCGGCAAAGACGCCACCCTTCTCTGTGCCCTCACGCTCGCGACGGCCGCGCAGGAGCGGCATGAACAACAATACGTCGGCCGCGTGCTGCGCAACAAAGAGGTGGAGGACGAGCTGCGTGCGGCCCTGAAAAAGGCGGAGGAGAAGCCGGCGTTCGGCGAGGCCGTCATTGCCCTGCCGCGCCTGCGGCTGCTGCTTTATGCCTTTCCCAATGATCCCAAGCTGCGATTGTTCACACCGGTGAAGCTGCAGGAGTGGCTGGCAGCCAATCTCGGGCGCGTGTGGCGCGCCGCGAAGCAGGACCGCAGCTGGCATCCGGTGCAAGTTCGCATGGAGGAGTTGCGCTACATTCCCGGCAAGCGCTTCACCGGCCGTTGCCGCGTGCTCGTCACCAATCAGGCGGGCACGACAGAGGAACTGCGCTTCATTGTCAAGCAGCTCAAAGATGAGAAGGCGGCGAAAAAATCTTATCGCAATCTCGTCAGGCTGCAGGCCTCCTGGCCGGAGACGGAGCCGGGAGAGCGTCGTTTCCCTGTTCGCCTGCCCCGGCCGCTGGCCTGTGATGAACGCCATGCGGCGGTTTTTCTCGAGGAATTGCCCGGCGAAAACCTCTGGGAAGTATTTCTGCGCACCGGGGAACTGGCGTTGCTGCAACAAGCCGGCGCTCTGCTGGCGCAACTCCATCGCAGCCGCCGGCGCGTGCGCAAACGTGTCTCCCGGTGGAGCGAATGGCGGGAAAACCGGCCGGTGGTGGCCGCCCTCCTGCGCACCTTCCCCGCACTGCGGCCGCGCCTGCAGCGCTTGTGGCGGGAGTGGCGGGCCGAGGCAAAGCCCGCACATGAAAGTGAGGTGTTGCTGCACGGCAGCTTTCGCCTCAATCATGTTTTCGTGCATCATGGCGAACTGGCACTGATCGACCTCGACAGTCTGCGCCTGGGGCCGCCGGCCTATGATGTGGCCAACCTGATCTCCTCACTGTACTACCTGGAGAGCCTGGGCCAACTGGCGGCCGGCCGGCGCCGCGCGATCGCGCTGCATTTCGCCGTGGGATATGCGGCGCACAACGGCCATCGCATTGCCGCCGGCGAATTTGCCTGGTACCTGGTCAGCCTGCTCATCAACAAACAGATGAGCAAACTCATGGCGCATGATCATGCCGCACCGGGCG
- a CDS encoding aminoglycoside phosphotransferase family protein — protein sequence MGDAPTLLPDTHFPQLPVLTNALAMKTRLQEEFKRNHSLLHIHDLRLLQMRYKPGKKCEVCYELHISDLASGRSGWQILAGIAEAPAKVAGKFEKARSKPQVTPAFGPALHLLPDLALLLWSFPNDSHLPQLPRLLDPAGRLALLQAHRTTLRPDSEAGLVSAATELVKYAPFDRCTLRHQLHFNDGVRLTLYSKTYNDKTSAAGVFATMQAVWQAPVCQSGAFIVPRPLFCEPGYNTLFMSALQGTNVDAHLDRLDLARTAARVGAGLAGLQQCPLNNLPVRSSEQMLAEVMKAGQTIVTYDAAHQALLADLLQTMRARQATLPAMPVTPVHTGFRLSQCLLVEDRLAVIDFDDFQRGNPVEDAASFVAHLLYLPLRDKLTTAQSETAITHFCRGYAAAAPWGLPQAVMTWYTAAQLIAKQAVKCINLGKKDHARKVARLLELAHEVLTREKNWC from the coding sequence ATGGGCGATGCCCCAACCTTGCTGCCGGACACCCACTTTCCCCAACTGCCCGTGCTCACCAACGCGCTGGCGATGAAAACGCGTTTGCAGGAAGAGTTCAAGCGCAACCACAGCTTGTTGCATATTCATGATCTGCGCCTGCTGCAGATGCGCTACAAGCCCGGGAAGAAATGTGAAGTGTGCTACGAACTGCACATCAGTGACCTCGCCTCCGGCCGCAGCGGCTGGCAGATTCTCGCCGGCATTGCGGAAGCGCCGGCAAAGGTGGCGGGCAAATTCGAAAAGGCGCGCAGCAAGCCGCAGGTGACGCCGGCCTTCGGCCCCGCACTGCATCTGCTGCCCGATCTCGCTTTGCTGCTGTGGAGTTTCCCCAACGACTCCCATCTGCCGCAGTTGCCACGCCTGCTGGACCCCGCCGGTCGATTGGCTTTGCTGCAGGCACATCGCACCACCCTCAGGCCGGACAGTGAAGCGGGTCTGGTGTCCGCGGCCACCGAGCTGGTCAAATACGCACCGTTTGACCGTTGCACCCTGCGCCACCAGTTGCATTTCAACGATGGTGTCCGCCTGACGCTGTACAGCAAAACCTACAATGACAAGACCAGTGCCGCCGGCGTCTTTGCCACCATGCAGGCGGTGTGGCAGGCGCCGGTCTGTCAATCCGGTGCCTTCATCGTACCCCGCCCGCTGTTCTGTGAACCCGGGTACAACACGCTGTTCATGTCAGCCCTGCAGGGCACGAATGTCGATGCGCATCTCGATCGGCTCGATCTCGCGCGGACGGCGGCGCGGGTGGGCGCCGGTCTGGCAGGCCTGCAGCAATGCCCGCTCAACAACCTGCCAGTGCGCTCCAGCGAACAGATGCTCGCCGAAGTGATGAAAGCCGGTCAAACCATCGTGACCTACGACGCGGCGCATCAGGCGCTGCTGGCGGATTTGCTGCAAACCATGCGGGCGCGGCAGGCGACCCTGCCGGCGATGCCGGTCACTCCGGTGCACACCGGCTTCCGTCTGTCACAATGTCTGCTGGTCGAAGATCGACTGGCGGTGATTGATTTCGATGACTTCCAGCGCGGCAATCCCGTCGAAGATGCCGCCAGCTTCGTGGCGCATTTGCTGTATTTGCCCCTGCGCGACAAGCTGACCACCGCGCAAAGCGAAACGGCGATCACGCATTTTTGCCGCGGTTATGCCGCCGCCGCCCCCTGGGGGTTGCCGCAGGCGGTGATGACATGGTACACTGCCGCGCAGCTCATCGCCAAACAGGCAGTCAAGTGCATCAATCTCGGCAAGAAGGATCATGCCCGGAAAGTTGCGCGCCTGCTCGAACTGGCGCACGAGGTGCTGACCCGTGAAAAGAACTGGTGTTGA
- a CDS encoding ABC transporter ATP-binding protein/permease encodes MKQVDFATHHLKAQKYAKADRVSWKELVKFYRVFGRHYRTYWRTLAVAYSALGISILTALLVPWPLKLILDHLVLAKPFPEALAFLPRFLGTDPHNLLLGLSLAIILITFVDGTFSYIAKYLLSSTGDRMLADIRERVFAHLQRLSLSFHNHFRSSDIVYRMTSDINGLKPMLIELPQDSINRFGQIIAYAGMMLVLDWRLALMALAGVPVLFYYNLRFGAGVKRAAKTKRSRETEVTSIILENVDALALVQAYGKESAEKARFEQQNRQSMSADIAAMRLAKMFKRVADMIVATATAVVIYWGGRHALSADITPGVLFIFFNYLKELYGPIDKYATLLFEVAKSQVAAGRLLELVETDMVMQDAKDAVPAPRLSGRVEFKEVSFSYRKGQPEVLQNINFTVAPGEKVAIVGHSGAGKSTLISLLLRFYDPTAGKILMDGQDIRRFTLASLRQQVTIVLQEAKLMRRTIRDNIAFGREDASDEEIIAAAKAAQAHDFIMQLPDGYDTMIWDGGDNLSGGQRQRLSIARAMLRNSPILILDEPSAGLDAKAEALVTQAIEELTRNKTTFIIAHRFSTIRNADKIIVLEQGRLAQVGTHEQLMDTSPQYRELYELQVLGHRPKAGRHLMAEENPPVAADPAMAN; translated from the coding sequence ATGAAGCAGGTGGATTTTGCAACGCATCACTTGAAAGCGCAAAAATATGCCAAAGCCGACCGTGTCAGCTGGAAGGAACTGGTCAAATTCTACCGCGTTTTTGGCCGGCACTACCGCACCTATTGGCGAACGCTGGCCGTGGCCTACAGCGCACTCGGCATCAGCATTCTCACCGCGCTGCTGGTGCCATGGCCGCTCAAGCTGATTCTCGATCATCTTGTGCTCGCCAAGCCGTTTCCCGAGGCGCTGGCTTTTTTGCCACGTTTCCTGGGGACCGACCCCCACAATCTCCTGCTGGGTCTGTCGCTGGCGATCATCCTGATCACGTTTGTCGACGGCACCTTTTCCTACATTGCCAAATACCTGCTCTCTTCCACCGGCGACCGCATGCTCGCCGATATTCGCGAGCGGGTGTTTGCGCATCTGCAGCGGCTGTCGCTCTCCTTTCACAACCATTTCCGTTCGAGCGACATCGTCTATCGCATGACCTCCGACATCAACGGCCTGAAGCCGATGTTGATCGAGTTGCCGCAGGATAGTATCAACCGTTTCGGCCAGATCATCGCCTATGCCGGCATGATGCTGGTGCTGGATTGGCGCCTGGCGTTGATGGCACTCGCGGGCGTGCCCGTGCTCTTTTATTACAATCTGCGTTTCGGCGCGGGGGTGAAGCGGGCCGCCAAAACCAAACGCAGCCGCGAGACCGAGGTGACCAGCATCATTCTGGAAAACGTCGACGCCCTGGCCCTGGTGCAGGCCTATGGCAAGGAGTCGGCGGAAAAGGCGCGTTTCGAGCAACAAAACCGCCAGAGCATGTCCGCTGACATCGCCGCCATGCGGCTGGCGAAAATGTTCAAGCGGGTGGCAGACATGATCGTGGCGACCGCCACCGCCGTGGTGATCTACTGGGGCGGCCGGCATGCCCTCAGCGCTGACATCACGCCCGGCGTGCTGTTCATCTTCTTCAACTATCTCAAAGAGCTGTACGGCCCGATCGATAAATACGCCACCCTGCTTTTTGAAGTCGCAAAATCGCAGGTGGCTGCCGGCCGGCTGTTGGAGCTGGTCGAAACCGACATGGTGATGCAGGATGCCAAAGACGCCGTGCCGGCGCCCCGGCTGTCCGGCCGCGTCGAATTCAAGGAGGTCTCCTTCTCCTATCGCAAAGGCCAGCCCGAGGTGCTGCAGAACATCAATTTCACCGTCGCACCCGGGGAAAAGGTGGCGATCGTCGGGCACAGCGGCGCCGGCAAATCCACCCTCATCAGCCTGCTGCTGCGTTTTTATGATCCCACCGCCGGCAAAATCCTGATGGACGGTCAGGATATTCGCCGCTTCACCCTCGCCTCATTGCGCCAGCAGGTCACCATTGTGCTGCAGGAGGCCAAGCTGATGCGGCGCACCATCCGTGACAACATCGCCTTTGGCCGCGAGGATGCCAGCGATGAAGAAATCATCGCCGCCGCCAAAGCCGCCCAGGCCCATGACTTCATCATGCAATTGCCCGACGGCTACGACACCATGATTTGGGATGGCGGCGACAATCTTTCCGGCGGCCAGCGCCAGCGCCTCAGCATTGCACGCGCCATGCTGCGCAACTCGCCCATCCTGATTCTGGATGAGCCCTCCGCCGGCCTGGATGCCAAGGCCGAGGCGCTGGTAACCCAGGCGATCGAAGAGTTGACGCGCAACAAGACGACCTTCATCATCGCACATCGTTTCAGCACCATCCGCAACGCCGACAAAATCATCGTGCTGGAGCAGGGTCGTCTGGCACAAGTCGGCACCCATGAACAGCTCATGGACACCAGCCCGCAATACCGCGAGCTTTACGAATTGCAGGTATTGGGACACCGTCCCAAAGCGGGCCGCCACCTCATGGCCGAGGAAAATCCGCCCGTCGCGGCAGACCCCGCCATGGCAAATTGA
- a CDS encoding glycosyltransferase family 4 protein — translation MNIAYLSADFGVPIFGYKGASIHVREVTAALRRLGHTVHLFSPALEAETAGQPGLFAVPARPDHLALFKELGQLDTFLGVSTRVRHELRNLLYNFTLYEAALEHLRRLVVEVIYERYSLFAYAGIKLARTLGIPHLLEVNAPLSLEQEQSRGLDLKILARHLEQKIWNETDRLLVVSSELKQLALGLGVPAERIVVLPNGVDPARFLAVAAAGRDWPGQRNDAPLCGPAVRAQWRLADKCVIGFVGSLKSWHGTETLVQAFEDMPAHTHLLIVGDGPQREALEQLVHARHLEAQVTFTGKVPYDDIPAHIAAMDITVAPYTPSAHFYFSPIKIYEYMMMAKPVVAGAIGQVKEIVVPGQNGLLYEPGNVTALRQALLQLAGDPARRAEMGKAGQAWVQRERTWDHNAAEIVRHAQALRRPGAPSSGVTA, via the coding sequence ATGAACATCGCGTATCTCAGCGCCGATTTTGGCGTGCCGATCTTCGGCTACAAAGGCGCGAGCATCCACGTGCGCGAAGTGACGGCGGCGCTGCGCCGCCTCGGTCACACCGTACACCTTTTCTCTCCCGCCCTCGAGGCGGAGACCGCCGGCCAGCCTGGATTGTTCGCGGTGCCCGCCCGGCCGGATCACCTCGCCCTGTTCAAAGAGCTCGGCCAGTTGGACACCTTTCTCGGGGTGAGCACCCGCGTGCGCCACGAATTGCGCAATCTGCTTTACAATTTTACTCTCTATGAGGCCGCGCTCGAGCATCTCCGCCGCCTGGTGGTGGAAGTGATCTATGAGCGCTATTCGCTTTTCGCCTATGCCGGCATCAAGCTGGCACGCACGCTCGGCATCCCCCACCTGCTCGAAGTCAACGCGCCGTTGAGCCTCGAGCAGGAGCAAAGCCGCGGGCTGGATCTGAAAATCCTGGCGCGCCATCTCGAACAAAAAATTTGGAACGAAACCGACCGGCTGCTGGTGGTTTCCAGCGAGCTGAAGCAACTGGCGCTGGGCCTGGGCGTGCCTGCTGAACGCATCGTGGTTCTGCCCAACGGCGTCGATCCGGCACGCTTTCTCGCGGTGGCCGCCGCCGGCCGGGACTGGCCGGGACAACGCAACGACGCACCGTTGTGCGGTCCGGCCGTGCGTGCGCAATGGCGGCTTGCCGACAAATGCGTAATCGGGTTCGTGGGCAGTCTCAAAAGCTGGCATGGCACCGAAACCCTGGTGCAGGCCTTCGAAGACATGCCGGCGCACACCCATTTGCTCATCGTGGGTGACGGCCCGCAGCGCGAAGCCTTGGAGCAGCTCGTGCACGCCCGTCATCTCGAGGCACAGGTCACGTTCACCGGCAAGGTGCCATATGACGACATTCCCGCCCATATCGCGGCGATGGACATCACGGTGGCGCCCTACACGCCCAGCGCGCATTTCTACTTCTCGCCGATCAAAATTTACGAATACATGATGATGGCCAAACCGGTGGTGGCCGGTGCCATCGGCCAGGTGAAGGAAATCGTGGTGCCCGGACAAAATGGTTTGCTCTACGAACCGGGCAATGTGACGGCCTTGCGGCAGGCACTCCTGCAGCTCGCCGGCGACCCCGCGCGCCGTGCCGAGATGGGCAAAGCGGGGCAGGCCTGGGTGCAGCGCGAGCGCACCTGGGATCACAACGCCGCCGAGATCGTGCGCCACGCACAGGCCCTGCGCCGCCCCGGAGCACCATCTTCAGGAGTCACGGCATGA